From the Arctopsyche grandis isolate Sample6627 chromosome 11, ASM5162203v2, whole genome shotgun sequence genome, one window contains:
- the LOC143918707 gene encoding transmembrane protein 192 isoform X1, which produces MTQEIQLDPLKLDANATPATTTTTTAAGATFFNSSAEEDGHLVNPSQPAQPHHFVPLKTIKHCALHLLISTTISIVGIVLAVREPDLEHRCRAYFIMLYLHAAFWFFTLITDYILKKTHHNMRISGYLEFYQQTYTLHRAPIYVVSLWNAFLLIIQTLVQHFYPDNFIEQCAKGGFVAPVSYVTGFIWVETVILSAIHGMYMSKVAAFNKSQQRPDVQRDHLVEAANPQQNRTSPLQSTSSPLSQTLTQTADLLARQADLIRHLREHNEKLSNKLSSTTAQLRTLQHQQTTASSQSNTGSLEKSS; this is translated from the exons ATGACCCAGGAGATCCAGCTCGATCCTCTCAAACTGGACGCCAACGCCACTCCGGCCACCACTACTACCACCACTGCTGCT gGTGCGACGTTTTTCAACTCTTCAGCGGAGGAAGACGGTCATCTCGTGAACCCTTCACAGCCGGCGCAGCCTCATCATTTCGTGCCCCTGAAGACGATCAAGCATTGTGCATTACATTTGTTGATTTCGACGACCATATCGATAGTCGGTATCGTTTTGGCCGTGCGAGAGCCCGACTTGGAGCACAGATGTCGAGCTTACTTTATAATGCTGTATTTGCACGCTGCATTTTGGTTCTTCACATTG ATAACCGATTACATACTGAAGAAGACCCACCATAACATGAGGATAAGCGGCTACCTGGAATTCTATCAGCAGACGTATACGCTGCACAGAGCGCCGATATATGTTGTGTCCTTGTGGAACGCTTTCCTCCTCATAATCCAAACGCTGGTCCAGCACTTCTATCCGGACAACTTCATCGAACAGTGTGCCAAAGGTGGCTTTGTCGCCCCCGTGTCCTACGTCACCGGATTCATTTGGGTAGAGACGGTCATCCTTTCCGCCATCCACGGAATGTACATGT CCAAAGTAGCGGCGTTCAACAAATCGCAACAGAGACCCGACGTTCAGAGAGATCATCTCGTAGAAGCTGCAAACCCCCAACAAAACAGGACCAGCCCGTTGCAGTCGACCTCGTCACCACTCAGCCAAACTTTGACGCAGACCGCGGACTTGCTCGCCCGACAG GCTGATCTGATACGTCATCTGAGGGAGCACAATGAAAAGTTGAGTAATAAATTGTCGTCGACGACGGCACAATTGCGCACGTTGCAGCATCAGCAGACGACTGCGTCGTCTCAATCCAACACGGGTTCCTTGGAAAAATCGTCCTAA
- the LOC143918707 gene encoding transmembrane protein 192 isoform X2: protein MVSINKNFAAAQPGATFFNSSAEEDGHLVNPSQPAQPHHFVPLKTIKHCALHLLISTTISIVGIVLAVREPDLEHRCRAYFIMLYLHAAFWFFTLITDYILKKTHHNMRISGYLEFYQQTYTLHRAPIYVVSLWNAFLLIIQTLVQHFYPDNFIEQCAKGGFVAPVSYVTGFIWVETVILSAIHGMYMSKVAAFNKSQQRPDVQRDHLVEAANPQQNRTSPLQSTSSPLSQTLTQTADLLARQADLIRHLREHNEKLSNKLSSTTAQLRTLQHQQTTASSQSNTGSLEKSS, encoded by the exons gGTGCGACGTTTTTCAACTCTTCAGCGGAGGAAGACGGTCATCTCGTGAACCCTTCACAGCCGGCGCAGCCTCATCATTTCGTGCCCCTGAAGACGATCAAGCATTGTGCATTACATTTGTTGATTTCGACGACCATATCGATAGTCGGTATCGTTTTGGCCGTGCGAGAGCCCGACTTGGAGCACAGATGTCGAGCTTACTTTATAATGCTGTATTTGCACGCTGCATTTTGGTTCTTCACATTG ATAACCGATTACATACTGAAGAAGACCCACCATAACATGAGGATAAGCGGCTACCTGGAATTCTATCAGCAGACGTATACGCTGCACAGAGCGCCGATATATGTTGTGTCCTTGTGGAACGCTTTCCTCCTCATAATCCAAACGCTGGTCCAGCACTTCTATCCGGACAACTTCATCGAACAGTGTGCCAAAGGTGGCTTTGTCGCCCCCGTGTCCTACGTCACCGGATTCATTTGGGTAGAGACGGTCATCCTTTCCGCCATCCACGGAATGTACATGT CCAAAGTAGCGGCGTTCAACAAATCGCAACAGAGACCCGACGTTCAGAGAGATCATCTCGTAGAAGCTGCAAACCCCCAACAAAACAGGACCAGCCCGTTGCAGTCGACCTCGTCACCACTCAGCCAAACTTTGACGCAGACCGCGGACTTGCTCGCCCGACAG GCTGATCTGATACGTCATCTGAGGGAGCACAATGAAAAGTTGAGTAATAAATTGTCGTCGACGACGGCACAATTGCGCACGTTGCAGCATCAGCAGACGACTGCGTCGTCTCAATCCAACACGGGTTCCTTGGAAAAATCGTCCTAA